Proteins found in one Amycolatopsis umgeniensis genomic segment:
- a CDS encoding MFS transporter, whose protein sequence is MTTISSPPPATLSTRRRWTVLAVCAAAMFLIGLDTTIVNVALPRIGSGLRTGTRGLQWVIDAYTIVFASLLITSGALADRFGRRRVFQIGLVTFGIASVLCAAASSPELLIAARALQGIGASMLGPVALGIVVNAMTDPGERAKAIGIWAAVFGLSMAAGPTVGGALLEVLDWRAVFWINAPVVATAVVLVALVVPESRSPHPRPLDLPGQFLLIVLIGLAVGTLIEAPRLGWAEVGALCLLLVVTAVVFVRVESRRSAPLIDPALFRTPAFTGSVLGAVVVFVALSTTLLLTTFSLQNARGWSPFEAGAAVLPLAVGATVFAPLSGILVARTGARMPLLFAGVLLGAGGACLFFLSENTGLAGLLLAYLLVGSGVGFANAPLTNIAVSSLPPERAGVAGGTTSTARQVGVSMGIAVAGGLIADVAPAGLAAAARPGWMIVALCGVALIGVATVVTRRR, encoded by the coding sequence ATGACCACGATCTCTTCGCCGCCACCCGCCACATTGAGTACCCGCCGCCGATGGACCGTGCTCGCGGTGTGCGCGGCGGCGATGTTCCTCATCGGCCTGGACACCACGATCGTGAATGTCGCGTTGCCGCGGATCGGGAGCGGCCTGCGGACCGGCACCCGTGGCCTGCAGTGGGTGATCGACGCCTACACGATCGTTTTCGCGAGCCTGCTCATCACCTCGGGCGCTCTCGCCGACCGGTTCGGACGCCGACGTGTATTCCAGATCGGCCTGGTGACCTTCGGGATCGCGTCCGTCCTGTGCGCCGCCGCGTCGTCGCCGGAACTTCTGATCGCGGCCAGAGCGCTGCAAGGGATCGGTGCGTCGATGCTGGGGCCGGTCGCGCTGGGGATCGTCGTGAACGCCATGACGGATCCGGGGGAGCGGGCCAAGGCGATCGGGATCTGGGCGGCGGTGTTCGGGCTGAGCATGGCGGCGGGACCGACTGTGGGCGGCGCGCTGCTGGAAGTACTCGATTGGCGCGCGGTGTTCTGGATCAACGCGCCCGTCGTCGCGACCGCCGTCGTACTGGTCGCTCTCGTCGTGCCGGAGTCGCGCAGCCCTCACCCTCGGCCGCTCGACCTGCCCGGTCAGTTCCTGCTCATCGTCTTGATCGGACTGGCCGTCGGAACGCTGATCGAGGCTCCGCGACTGGGTTGGGCGGAGGTGGGCGCGCTCTGTCTTCTGCTGGTGGTCACGGCGGTCGTTTTCGTCCGGGTGGAGTCACGCCGGAGTGCACCGCTGATCGATCCCGCGCTCTTCCGGACCCCGGCGTTCACCGGCTCGGTACTGGGCGCGGTCGTGGTGTTCGTCGCCCTGAGCACGACCCTGCTGCTGACGACGTTCTCCCTGCAGAACGCGCGGGGGTGGAGCCCCTTCGAAGCGGGTGCGGCGGTCCTGCCGTTGGCGGTCGGCGCCACCGTGTTCGCGCCGCTGTCCGGGATCCTCGTCGCGCGCACGGGGGCCCGCATGCCGCTGCTGTTCGCCGGTGTCCTCCTTGGTGCCGGCGGTGCCTGCCTGTTCTTCTTGAGCGAGAACACCGGCCTCGCCGGACTTCTCCTGGCCTACCTGCTCGTCGGTTCGGGCGTCGGGTTCGCGAACGCGCCCCTCACGAACATCGCCGTGAGCAGCCTGCCCCCGGAACGGGCCGGCGTCGCGGGAGGGACCACCTCGACCGCCCGTCAGGTCGGGGTGTCGATGGGCATAGCCGTCGCCGGTGGGCTGATCGCCGACGTCGCCCCGGCCGGGCTCGCCGCGGCGGCACGCCCCGGCTGGATGATCGTCGCGCTCTGCGGTGTCGCACTGATCGGCGTCGCGACGGTCGTCACGAGACGGCGATGA
- a CDS encoding putative glycolipid-binding domain-containing protein, which yields MMSRMKRMLFWTGADSWRAEVSEVEWSDTALTATGTQIGVAPLSYRLDYSLSVGEGFVTDRLEVTARGENWSRQLNLARLPDGTWTIGAEHQGTVDLPDPGGDPAAVTGALDCDLGRSPLTNVMPLRRHDLHKKPGAVDFLMAWVSVPDLSVHPSRQRYEHLRAPADGAGLVRYIGAHRAFEGELEVDEHGFVLTYPELGRRVPPPQPR from the coding sequence ATGATGAGCAGGATGAAGCGGATGCTGTTCTGGACCGGGGCGGACTCGTGGCGGGCGGAGGTCAGCGAGGTCGAATGGTCGGACACCGCGCTGACAGCGACCGGTACTCAGATCGGCGTGGCACCGCTGTCCTACCGTCTCGACTACTCGCTGTCCGTCGGCGAGGGTTTCGTGACCGACAGGCTCGAAGTGACCGCACGTGGGGAGAACTGGAGCCGTCAGCTGAACCTCGCCCGCCTGCCCGACGGTACATGGACCATCGGCGCCGAGCACCAGGGCACGGTGGATCTCCCGGATCCGGGCGGCGACCCCGCAGCCGTCACGGGAGCTCTCGACTGCGACCTGGGACGTTCCCCGCTCACCAACGTCATGCCGCTGCGTCGTCACGACCTCCACAAGAAACCCGGCGCAGTCGACTTCCTGATGGCCTGGGTATCGGTGCCCGACCTGAGCGTGCACCCCTCCCGGCAGCGCTACGAGCATCTACGGGCACCGGCAGACGGGGCCGGGCTGGTTCGCTACATCGGCGCACACCGCGCCTTCGAAGGCGAACTCGAAGTCGATGAGCACGGCTTCGTACTCACCTACCCGGAATTGGGTCGCCGCGTCCCACCACCCCAGCCGCGTTAG
- a CDS encoding glyoxalase has protein sequence MSTLDYVTLEVADTSAAEAFYAAAFEINDRVRIRAAEAPAAGFRGFTLSLVVSQPAAVRGIIDDASAAGATVVKPAAKSLWGYGGAFQAPDGTIWTVASSSKKDTGSATRRIDEIVLQLGVTDVGASKQFYADQGFTVAKSYGRKYVEFGTGPVGLSLTKRGALAKVAGIPADGSGSHRLVLHGDAGTFTDPDGFAWETPA, from the coding sequence ATGTCGACCCTCGACTACGTCACTCTCGAGGTCGCCGATACCTCGGCGGCCGAAGCGTTCTACGCCGCCGCCTTCGAAATCAACGACCGCGTACGCATCCGGGCGGCGGAAGCGCCGGCAGCCGGTTTCCGCGGGTTCACTCTGTCGTTGGTGGTGTCCCAGCCGGCCGCCGTTCGCGGCATCATCGACGACGCCTCCGCCGCCGGCGCAACCGTGGTGAAACCGGCGGCGAAGTCGCTCTGGGGTTACGGCGGGGCGTTCCAGGCCCCGGACGGCACGATCTGGACGGTGGCGTCTTCGTCCAAAAAGGACACCGGATCGGCCACGCGGCGGATCGACGAGATCGTGCTGCAGCTCGGCGTGACCGACGTGGGCGCGAGCAAGCAGTTCTACGCCGACCAGGGTTTCACCGTGGCCAAGAGTTACGGCCGCAAGTACGTCGAGTTCGGCACGGGGCCAGTGGGGCTCAGCCTCACCAAGCGTGGCGCGCTCGCCAAGGTCGCCGGAATCCCCGCTGACGGCAGCGGATCGCACCGGCTGGTGCTCCACGGCGACGCGGGAACGTTCACCGACCCCGACGGATTCGCCTGGGAAACGCCCGCGTGA
- a CDS encoding ABC transporter ATP-binding protein yields MTRLELTRVTVELGGAPITAGCDLMVRDGERVGLVGPNGSGKTTLLRTVFRAVDPVGGEVALDGDLVGTLSQRQIARRVALVHQEPVTDFDHTVEDIVALGRAPWQGAFDRTGPAVRAAVTEALTLVGLPGHRERPIGTLSGGEKQRVLVARAIAQESPLLLLDEPTNHLDIHAALDLLELIRALRRTTLCVLHDLNLAASYCDRLYVLDAGRVVATGAPADILTPELVRDVFRVECVRLTHPTTGKLLLAFTASP; encoded by the coding sequence ATGACGCGGCTCGAACTGACCCGGGTCACCGTCGAACTCGGCGGCGCACCGATCACCGCCGGCTGCGACCTGATGGTCCGCGACGGCGAACGCGTCGGCCTCGTCGGTCCCAACGGCAGTGGCAAGACCACGTTGCTGCGCACCGTTTTCCGTGCCGTCGACCCCGTCGGCGGCGAAGTGGCGCTCGACGGGGACCTCGTCGGCACGCTCAGCCAGCGGCAGATAGCCCGCCGGGTCGCGCTGGTCCACCAGGAGCCGGTCACGGACTTCGACCACACCGTCGAAGACATCGTCGCGCTGGGCAGGGCACCGTGGCAGGGCGCCTTCGACCGCACCGGCCCGGCGGTGCGCGCGGCCGTCACCGAGGCCTTGACCCTCGTCGGGCTCCCCGGCCACCGGGAACGCCCGATCGGCACGCTGTCCGGTGGTGAAAAGCAGCGCGTCCTCGTCGCTCGCGCGATCGCCCAGGAAAGCCCGCTGCTGCTGCTCGACGAGCCGACCAATCACCTCGACATCCACGCGGCGTTGGACCTTCTCGAACTGATCCGGGCGCTCCGCCGCACGACTCTCTGCGTGCTCCACGACCTCAACCTCGCCGCCTCCTACTGCGACCGGCTGTACGTCCTCGACGCCGGACGTGTCGTCGCCACCGGAGCCCCGGCCGACATCCTCACCCCCGAACTCGTCCGCGATGTCTTCCGCGTCGAATGCGTACGCCTGACCCACCCCACCACGGGAAAGCTCCTCCTCGCCTTCACCGCCTCCCCGTAG